One Papaver somniferum cultivar HN1 chromosome 10, ASM357369v1, whole genome shotgun sequence genomic window carries:
- the LOC113315946 gene encoding uncharacterized protein LOC113315946 — MDSGKEDSHGGVSGETSTSQSPQSRRSAERDIIAICGKQQKPPRVGYEYQVEIPPFVVESEPPQLMKRLSDDGIMVNVVDSFLEALPVPIMWISNGIDRRHDANGSLDSTNTISIKKSSSKEDSKIKVKSEDKVSFAAPGCLDSCWTDLEKEVFLLGLYIFGKNLVNVKRFVESKPMADILSFYYGEFYRSAAHRRWSGSWNKDRRSRRCIQGPKMFKTWRQQKFLSCLLPCIPEKWHSTLVEVSKSFEAGSVSLEEYVSSLKAIVGLAVLIEVFGIGKGKQDLTGLVTDPARNNQQAISHPDIPVGKGWSALTLGELIGFLTGDYRLSKARSNDLFWEAVWPRLLARGWQSKQPKNHTGTSSKSPLVFIVPGVKKFSLRKFVKGDLYFDSVADVLNKVASDPSLLELEDEAGKSNIGNQENKWGKKKTKLDNNVDIDHKRCSYLQPQFAESNFDLMKFTVIDTSMGGGEDSFPVRELRSLPDETTHISSPESLPVHNENGFKDPVNEKGAANLPLIKGTNTSRSSDGITDREACSESLKFIYSGSKEEMQFASPVHAEVTLHSGMDQSICNPEMHSKKPIKFHFSRRKKPSQSNYMSPVIKCPILTTCSEVKAICSKDIYSSTHGLKEGDRHLHLGSSNASENLVSAVTQSQGEICSSSSGRASPDENCIGNSISQNEKHPPLVAIDLNLPHVLSDLETDDPFIREVDTTQCDSSSKDPCSPPSSDVDGAEQQPPVLVARRQGSRKRPLTAKALESLVCGFLTTKKNPRYSMQS; from the exons ATGGATTCAGGAAAAGAGGATTCTCATGGAGGTGTAAGTGGGGAAACATCCACTTCTCAATCACCTCAATCACGTCGTTCAGCAGAACGTGATATCATTGCTATCTGTGGTAAACAACAGAAACCTCCTCGGGTTGGATATGAGTATCAGGTTGAAATTCCTCCTTTCGTTGTTGAATCTGAACCTCCCCAACTAATGAAAAGGCTTTCTGATGATGGCATCATGGTCAATGTTGTGGATTCTTTTCTAGAGGCATTACCTGTCCCAATTATGTGGATTAGTAATGGCATTGATAGGCGACATGATGCAAATGGCTCATTAGATTCTACGAACACCATATCCATCAAAAAATCATCCAGTAAGGAAGATTCAAAGATTAAGGTGAAGAGTGAAGATAAAGTCAGCTTTGCAGCGCCGGGTTGCTTGGATAGCTGTTGGACTGATTTGGAGAAAGAAGTTTTTCTCCTTGGCCTCTATATATTTGGCAAAAATCTTGTTAATGTGAAGAGATTTGTTGAGAGTAAACCAATGGCAGACATATTATCTTTCTATTATGGGGAATTTTATAGGTCTGCTGCGCACCGCAGATGGTCAGGTTCTTGGAATAAGGACCGAAGAAGCAGAAGGTGCATACAAGGACCGAAGATGTTTAAGACGTGGAGGCAACAGAAATTTTTGTCGTGTTTGCTTCCTTGCATTCCTGAAAAATGGCATAGCACTTTGGTGGAG GTCTCCAAAAGCTTTGAAGCGGGCAGTGTTTCTCTAGAAGAATATGTATCCAGTTTGAAGGCTATAGTTGGTCTAGCAGTGCTTATAGAAGTTTTTGGTATTGGCAAGGGAAAGCAGGATCTCACTGGCCTGGTTACAGATCCTGCACGAAACAATCAGCAAGCCATTTCTCACCCTGACATACCTGTTGGCAAGGGATGGTCTGCTCTTACTCTAGGCGAACTAATTGGGTTTTTAACGGGGGACTATCGCTTAAGCAAAGCGCGGTCAAACGATCTTTTCTGGGAAGCTGTTTGGCCCCGTTTGCTTGCAAGAGGGTGGCAGTCTAAGCAGCCTAAAAATCACACTGGCACTAGTTCCAAAAGTCCGTTGGTGTTTATTGTACCTGGTGTTAAAAAGTTCTCATTAAGGAAATTTGTGAAAGGAGACTTGTATTTTGACTCTGTGGCTGATGTGCTTAATAAAGTTGCGTCAGATCCTAGTCTTTTAGAGCTTGAGGATGAAGCTGGTAAAAGCAACATAGGTAATCAAGAAAATAAGTGGGGTAAAAAGAAGACGAAACTTGACAATAATGTAGACATTGATCATAAACGGTGCAGTTATCTTCAACCGCAATTTGCAGAGAGCAATTTCGACCTCATGAAGTTTACAGTCATTGATACTAGTATGGGGGGTGGAGAAGATTCATTTCCGGTTAGAGAGTTGAGAAGTTTGCCTGATGAAACTACTCATATATCCTCTCCTGAAAGTCTTCCAGTTCACAATGAAAATGGTTTTAAAGACCCGGTGAATGAAAAAGGTGCAGCTAACTTGCCATTGATAAAAGGTACTAATACTTCCAGATCCTCAGATGGTATAACTGACAGGGAAGCGTGCTCTGAGTCCTTAAAGTTTATATATAGTGGTTCAAAGGAAGAGATGCAATTTGCGAGTCCAGTTCATGCTGAGGTAACCTTGCATAGTGGCATGGATCAAAGTATTTGTAACCCTGAGATGCACTCTAAAAAACCCATAAAATTTCACTTCAGCCGGAGGAAGAAGCCTAGCCAATCAAACTACATGTCTCCTGTCATAAAATGCCCGATATTAACTACTTGCTCCGAAGTGAAGGCTATCTGCAGCAAAGACATCTACTCCAGTACTCATGGTTTGAAAGAGGGGGATCGTCATTTACATTTAGGCTCATCTAATGCAAGTGAAAACCTGGTCTCTGCAGTTACGCAATCTCAAGGGGAAATATGTTCTAGTTCTTCGGGTAGAGCCAGTCCAGATGAGAATTGCATTGGTAATTCTATCTCTCAAAATGAAAAGCATCCACCTTTGGTGGCTATTGACCTAAACCTACCCCATGTTCTGTCAGATCTTGAAACAGATGACCCATTCATCAGAGAGGTGGATACTACCCAATGTGATTCGAGTTCCAAGGACCCTTGTTCCCCACCTAGTAGTGATGTGGATGGTGCTGAGCAACAGCCACCAGTTTTGGTCGCGAGGAGGCAGGGCTCAAGAAAACGACCATTAACAGCGAAAGCTTTAGAATCTCTGGTTTGTGGGTtcttaactacaaaaaaaaaccCGAGATATTCCATGCAGTCCTAA